Proteins found in one bacterium genomic segment:
- a CDS encoding cupin domain-containing protein: MKKYIFSLVMLFLLGAFNGSFAQTLDGNPYTPGKDANIDLYICSWKDSEPHTAHGALIERDILTRGNPLNPPEKGAVLTYINLFTHATLEPGTSITPTTLKGEQEINYILTGKGAMKGRKTGTDLYPGIAVLIPAECPFTMSSTGDEPLTMYLINEPVPPGFRPNKDILVRDENTQRISSTDVHWCHIARGLFGTADGLGTLESIITVSFDPMTIGHPHSHIEGCEEVWTAIRGESIAFLGKQIRMQPEGTGYMIPADGKTPHANINTGEETVKMLYFARYRDHEVRK; the protein is encoded by the coding sequence ATGAAAAAGTATATATTCTCTCTCGTTATGTTGTTTCTCCTTGGAGCATTCAACGGTTCCTTTGCGCAGACCCTTGACGGCAATCCGTATACCCCCGGCAAGGATGCGAACATCGATCTCTATATCTGCAGCTGGAAAGATTCGGAACCTCATACAGCCCATGGCGCCCTTATCGAGCGCGACATCCTGACCAGGGGCAATCCTCTCAATCCGCCGGAAAAAGGGGCTGTGCTCACCTATATAAACCTCTTCACCCATGCCACGCTCGAACCGGGAACATCCATCACGCCGACGACACTCAAGGGCGAGCAGGAAATCAACTATATCCTCACCGGGAAAGGCGCCATGAAAGGCCGCAAGACAGGCACCGATCTTTATCCGGGCATCGCGGTGCTCATTCCGGCCGAGTGTCCGTTCACCATGTCCTCAACCGGAGATGAACCTCTCACGATGTACCTCATCAACGAGCCGGTACCTCCGGGATTCCGCCCTAACAAGGACATTCTGGTCAGGGACGAGAATACGCAGCGGATTTCATCCACGGACGTCCACTGGTGTCATATCGCCAGGGGGTTGTTCGGTACTGCGGACGGTCTCGGGACGCTCGAAAGCATAATCACCGTTTCCTTCGACCCCATGACCATCGGCCATCCGCACAGCCATATCGAGGGATGCGAGGAAGTCTGGACCGCGATCAGGGGTGAAAGTATCGCCTTTCTCGGCAAGCAGATACGCATGCAGCCCGAGGGGACGGGATACATGATACCTGCGGACGGCAAAACACCGCATGCCAATATCAATACGGGCGAAGAAACGGTGAAAATGCTCTATTTCGCCCGCTACAGGGATCATGAGGTGAGAAAATAG
- a CDS encoding cupin domain-containing protein: MFLKMFLYVTMLIFGTVSLSFGQTLDGSPFTPGVDPDIDMYIGNWNESLPYQTHGSLIERDILTKGDPLKPPRKGAVLKYVNRFTHATLDVGASIQPTTLKGEQEIIYILSGKGAMKGRKISTDLYPGICVLIPANCEFTMKNTGSESMTMYLVNEPIPAGFRPNTDITVKDENTLPVQSTNGHWCHIVKYFFETDAGLGTLERVLTVTFDPMTIGHPHSHAEGCEEVWTAVRGESIAFLGKQIRVQPEGTGYMIPPDGKTPHANINTGKDQIKIFYFARYGDHEVRK, from the coding sequence ATGTTCCTTAAAATGTTTTTGTACGTTACAATGCTGATTTTCGGCACAGTTTCGTTATCCTTCGGACAGACGCTCGATGGCAGTCCTTTTACACCTGGTGTCGATCCCGACATCGATATGTATATCGGAAACTGGAATGAATCCCTGCCTTATCAGACACACGGCTCCCTTATAGAACGCGACATACTTACCAAAGGCGATCCGTTGAAACCGCCGAGAAAAGGCGCCGTTCTCAAGTATGTCAACCGTTTCACCCATGCAACGCTCGATGTCGGAGCATCCATTCAGCCGACAACGCTCAAAGGAGAACAGGAAATCATCTATATTCTCTCCGGAAAAGGCGCCATGAAGGGCCGTAAGATAAGCACCGACCTCTATCCGGGCATCTGTGTGCTCATCCCCGCGAACTGCGAGTTCACCATGAAGAACACGGGCTCCGAATCCATGACCATGTACCTCGTCAACGAGCCCATTCCGGCCGGCTTCAGGCCGAACACCGATATCACGGTCAAGGATGAAAACACCTTGCCGGTACAGTCGACCAACGGCCACTGGTGCCACATCGTCAAGTACTTCTTTGAAACCGACGCCGGGCTTGGCACGCTCGAACGCGTCCTTACCGTAACATTCGATCCCATGACAATCGGCCATCCGCACAGTCATGCGGAAGGATGCGAGGAGGTATGGACCGCAGTAAGGGGTGAGAGCATCGCCTTTCTCGGCAAGCAGATACGCGTGCAGCCCGAGGGTACGGGATATATGATACCTCCCGATGGGAAAACTCCTCATGCCAATATCAATACCGGCAAAGATCAGATAAAGATTTTCTATTTCGCGCGCTATGGCGATCACGAGGTCAGGAAGTAA
- a CDS encoding methyltransferase, which translates to MTSRERIKAALDHRQPDRVPVDFGSMPVSGIAIGTVYRLRQELGFDHLDDRVKVVEPYQMLGEIKDDLLAWLHADIVGISGKMNRIGIPNDNWKPWTMFDGARVLVPGLFNTEPDNNGDILQYPEGDRSAAPSLRMPQGGFYHDAIVRQQPIDDTRLDVGDNLEDFPYVSDEGAEDLRRQAEWLYENTGYAIALAMPGGSLGNVAAVPAPWLKNPRGIRDIEEWYVSHAIRRDYINEIYDRQTDIGIKNLETIIQAVGNTIDIIYVTGTDFGCQRGPLMSPDVFRELYKPHYKRTCDFIHAHTTWKTFIHTCGGIRPLIGDIIGAGFDILNPLQTSAEGMDIHELKEEYGDRVVFHGGGVDTQHILPHGTPDEVYEDVAMRIRTLNKGGGYIFNTIHNIQADVPVENIKAMVKAIGDSF; encoded by the coding sequence ATGACATCACGAGAAAGAATCAAGGCGGCGCTCGATCACCGTCAACCCGACCGCGTTCCGGTCGATTTCGGCTCGATGCCGGTTTCGGGCATTGCAATAGGCACCGTATACAGGCTCAGGCAGGAGCTCGGTTTCGACCACCTCGATGACCGCGTCAAGGTGGTCGAGCCCTACCAGATGCTCGGTGAGATAAAGGATGACCTCCTTGCCTGGCTCCATGCCGATATTGTCGGTATTTCCGGAAAAATGAACCGCATCGGCATCCCGAACGACAACTGGAAACCGTGGACCATGTTCGACGGCGCCCGAGTCCTTGTCCCGGGCCTTTTCAATACCGAACCCGATAATAACGGGGATATTCTCCAGTACCCCGAAGGCGACCGTTCCGCAGCGCCGAGTCTCCGCATGCCGCAGGGTGGTTTCTACCATGATGCCATTGTCCGCCAGCAGCCCATCGATGACACCAGGCTCGATGTCGGGGACAATCTCGAGGATTTCCCGTATGTCTCCGATGAGGGTGCGGAGGACCTGCGCAGGCAGGCGGAATGGTTGTATGAGAATACCGGTTACGCCATAGCGCTCGCCATGCCCGGAGGGTCTCTCGGCAATGTCGCCGCGGTTCCCGCTCCCTGGCTCAAAAATCCCCGCGGCATTCGCGATATCGAGGAATGGTACGTCTCCCATGCGATACGCCGTGACTATATCAACGAAATCTACGACCGTCAGACCGACATCGGCATCAAAAACCTCGAAACGATCATCCAGGCTGTCGGGAACACGATCGACATCATCTATGTTACCGGAACCGATTTCGGCTGCCAGCGCGGGCCGCTCATGTCGCCCGATGTGTTCCGCGAGCTTTACAAGCCCCACTACAAGCGTACGTGCGACTTTATCCATGCTCATACCACGTGGAAAACGTTCATTCATACGTGCGGGGGCATCCGTCCGCTTATCGGCGACATCATCGGGGCGGGTTTCGATATTCTCAATCCTCTCCAGACATCGGCGGAAGGTATGGATATCCATGAACTGAAAGAGGAGTACGGCGACAGGGTCGTTTTCCACGGCGGCGGCGTGGATACTCAGCATATCCTGCCGCATGGAACTCCGGACGAGGTGTACGAGGATGTGGCCATGCGAATCCGCACCCTCAACAAAGGCGGCGGCTATATCTTCAACACGATCCATAATATCCAGGCGGATGTGCCCGTGGAAAATATAAAGGCGATGGTCAAAGCCATCGGGGATTCCTTCTGA